From the genome of Cryptococcus neoformans var. neoformans B-3501A chromosome 1, whole genome shotgun sequence, one region includes:
- a CDS encoding hypothetical protein (HMMPfam hit to WSC, WSC domain, score: 221.9, E(): 1.2e-63) — protein MLVNNLFYFVAALVTSAFTMAQDDGWHLDYVNTLANEQLDPVVSPNGQSAHMHKIIGGSRMAAYYNFDDYKSAKCSSLRVQADKSNYWMPNLYVISKSTNGNTMYTPVSAKIRFYYFLSRSTKNEAVIPFPKGLRMVAGNPDNKAVTNVASFTCHVNADFSDSITADNFNFDRDCPYGMRTELFFPPCWDGKNLYKSDGSHMAYPSQNVRSGRCPWTHPVRLPHIQLEYTWHVSNVGPGLPLKGRLAWANGDTTGYGVHGDFVNGWDLEVLRRAMNDPSCVGIKKTIPMQECRTLNNYFDEAAAAACTAELGTLVEPYGNVDNVAVPVLPGCNPLWGPSGPKPTCNPPVPSLDISKFKGNDGRYIAEDDERRDFVLPTTPGWKNIACLHDITSVSGGVSYIDHSLTVSSCQSHCLIAGYQYAATGQQGTLWHCVCGTAISDTATVETGMCLTACPGDSSQLCGGSYIYNVFYAPPGTTNSDSTNVRADGSKYVGCYRNPSNPSTGLLGASTYRFQSNSMSTEICISACAQKGTNWALTTSQRWCYCGNDWNYGSGAIVPTSQCTVSCNGKPSEVCGDYYKSSVYDITSVKVSPSTAIHLAGYQGCYEDTGSRLGMTKNSWMSTTMTQSQCINGCSELGYSYAGIFRGNQCYCGKPNSNLVSLPASQCQNQCAGSSSITCGGSAAMDLYTVAAATVTSETVASKKPSGYIGCFKDQGSSAAFIGNVYTYRSNSMNPETCKQACLEFGYTYAGLWNANECRCGKNYPASQQMVSSLYCTAPCSGSSSQTCGAGGYLEGYSLAHTISTVSKPDGWLGCYTDNPKSRTLRGYFYSASGMTSKVCRATCGNNGFTLAAVEYRTQCFCGNSLSSGTRAPASSCSMACSGNRRETCGAAGYLDLFKTTV, from the exons ATGCTCGtcaacaacctcttctACTTCGTCGCCGCCCTGGTAACGTCTGCGTTTACCATGGCCCAAGATGATGGCTGGCATCTCGACTACGTTAATACCCTCGCGAACGAGCAGCTCGATCCTGTTGTCTCTCCTAACGGACAGTCTGCCCACATGCACAAGATTATCGGTGGTTCTCGGATGGCGGCCTACTATAACTTCGATGATTACAAGTCTGCAAAATGCTCTTCGCTGAGGGTCCAAGCGGACAAATCCAATTATTGGATGCCGA ACCTTTATGTCATCAGCAAGAGTACTAATGGCAACACCATGTATACACCTGTGTCTGCCAAGATCCGGTTCTATTATTTCCTCTCTAGAAGTACCAAAAATGAGGCAGTTATCCCATTCCCCAAAGGCCTTCGTATGGTCGCCGGTAACCCAGACAACAAAGCCGTTACCAACGTCGCTTCGTTCACATGCCACGTGAATGCCGATTTCAGCGACAGCATCACTGCGGACAACTTCAATTTCGACCGCGACTGTCCCTACGGTATGAGAACTGAGTTGTTCTTCCCGCCTTGTTGGGATGGCAAGAACCTATACAAGTCGGATGGATCCCACATGGCGTATCCCAGTCAAAATGTCAGATCAGGTCGATGCCCTTGGACCCATCCTGTTAGGCTTCCGCATATCCAGTTGGAGTATACTTGGCATGTGTCCAATGTTGGACCTGGCCTACCTTTGAAAGGACGATTGGCTTGGGCAAACGGTGACACC ACTGGCTATGGTGTCCATGGGGATTTTGTGAACGGTTGGGATTTGGAAGTTTTGAGAAGGGCAATGAACGATCCCTCATGTGTCGGAATCAAGAAGACAAT CCCAATGCAGGAATGTCGCACTCTCAACAACTATTTTGACGAGGCGGCCGCTGCAGCTTGTACCGCTGAGCTCGGTACCCTCGTTGAACCATACGGTAACGTCGATAATGTCGCTGTTCCCGTTCTCCCCGGCTGCAATCCTCTTTGGGGCCCCAGCGGACCTAAGCCGACTTGTAATCCTCCAGTCCCCAGCCTCGATATCTCCAAATTCAAGGGCAACGACGGTCGATACATTGCTGAGGACGATGAGCGGCGCGATTTTGTCCTCCCCACAACGCCTGGCTGGAAGAATATTGCCTGCTTACATGACATCACCTCAGTTTCTGGCGGTGTGTCTTACATAGACCATTCTCTCACTGTTAGTTCATGTCAGTCCCACTGCCTTATTGCAGGGTATCAGTATGCTGCAACAGGTCAACAAGGTACCCTGTGGCATTGTGTTTGTGGTACGGCTATCAGCGATACGGCCACAGTCGAGACTGGCATGTGCCTCACTGCTTGTCCTGGTGATTCGTCTCAATTGTGCGGTGGCTCCTACATTTATAACGTTTTCTACGCCCCTCCCGGAACCACCAACTCCGATTCTACCAATGTTCGTGCGGACGGTTCCAAGTATGTTGGCTGTTATAGGAACCCTTCCAACCCTTCCACTGGTCTTTTAGGCGCTTCTACTTACCGTTTCCAGTCCAACTCCATGTCTACTGAAATTTGCATCAGTGCCTGTGCTCAGAAAGGAACTAACTGGGCGCTCACCACTAGTCAGAGGTGGTGTTATTGCGGTAACGACTGGAACTATGGTTCTGGCGCCATCGTACCCACCTCTCAGTGCACTGTTTCGTGTAATGGGAAGCCTAGCGAAGTCTGTGGTGACTATTACAAGTCTTCAGTTTATGACATTACCTCTGTCAAGGTTAGCCCCTCTACTGCTATCCATCTTGCTGGTTATCAGGGCTGTTATGAGGACACTGGCAGCCGCCTTGGCATGACGAAAAATAGCTGGATGTCGACCACCATGACTCAATCGCAGTGCATCAACGGATGCTCCGAGCTTGGATATTCTTATGCCGG TATTTTTAGAGGCAATCAGTGCTACTGCGGCAAGCCCAACTCCAATCTCGTCAGTCTTCCTGCCAGCCAGTGTCAAAATCAGTGTGCGGGTAGCTCGAGCATTACCTGCGGCGGTTCAGCAGCGATGGATCTTTACACTGTTGCTGCCGCCACAGTAACTTCTGAGACTGTCGCTTCCAAGAAGCCTTCTGGTTACATTGGGTGCTTCAAGGACCAGGGGTCTAGCGCCGCGTTCATTGGCAATGTCTACACTTACAGATCAAACTCCATGAACCCCGAAACATGCAAGCAAGCTTGTCTCGAATTTGGTTACACATACGCTGG ATTGTGGAATGCAAACGAATGTCGCTGTGGCAAGAATTATCCTGCTAGCCAGCAAATGGTCAGCAGTCTCTACTGTACGGCGCCTTGCTCTGGTAGCTCTAGCCAGACTTGCGGCGCTGGCGGGTACCTTGAAGGGTATAGCCTCGCACACACCATCTCCACAGTCAGCAAACCCGATGGCTGGCTCGGATGCTATACTGATAATCCCAAGAGCCGTACTCTTCGAGGTTATTTCTACTCTGCCAGCGGCATGACCTCCAAGGTTTGCCGAGCCACTTGTGGTAACAATGGCTTCACTTTGGCTGCTGTTGAGTACAGGACACAGTGTTTCT GCGGCAACTCTCTGTCGAGCGGCACCCGAGCTCCAGCGTCTTCTTGCAGCATGGCATGCTCTGGCAACAGGAGGGAGACTTGTGGGGCTGCCGGCTACCTTGATCTCTTCAAGACCACCGTGTAA
- a CDS encoding hypothetical protein (HMMPfam hit to AICARFT_IMPCHas, AICARFT/IMPCHase bienzyme, score: 606.1, E(): 2.5e-179; HMMPfam hit to MGS, MGS-like domain, score: 177.8, E(): 2.2e-50), translating to MSSEAPIALLSVYDKTGLLPFAKSLKELGFRLLGSGGTAKMIREAGMEIEDVSNITKAPEMLGGRVKTLHPAVHGGILSRDIPSDLADLATNKISPITLVVCNLYPFVLQTSKPDCTLAGAIEEIDIGGVTLLRAAAKNHGRVSIISSPSDYETIVAELKAKGEVSAETKRGLAIKAFEDTKSYDEAISDYFRKVYATPGVEDEMKAGAGVGYQRLGLRYGANPHQKPAQAFVEQGEMPIKVLSGSPGYINLLDALNSWALVKELAAGLNLPAAASFKHVSPAGAAVGLPLDERAAKVFGVEDLKELSPLACAYARARGADRMSSFGDFIALSHSVDTPTAKIISREVSDGVIAPGYEPEALEILSKKKGGKYCVLQMDPNYVPPEIETRQVYGISLQQKRNDCKIDESLFRNVVTANKDLPKSAITDLVVATLALKYTQSNSVCYALNGTVIGLGAGQQSRIHCTRLAGDKADNWWLRHHPRVLELPFKKGTKRADKANAIDLFVTGQAFEAEGGERAQWESLFETVPEPLTKEEREKHMKELTGVACASDAFFPFPDNVHRAKRSGATYLAAPSGSIMDKECIKAADENNLVFCHTDLRLFHH from the exons ATGTCTTCCGAGGCTCCCATCG CCCTTCTCTCCGTCTACGACAAGACTGGCCTCCTTCCCTTCGCCAAAAGCCTGAAAGAGCTCGGCTTCAGGCTCTTGGGCAGCGGTGGTACCGCCAAGATGATTCGAGAGGCCGGTATGGAGATCGA GGATGTTTCCAACATCACCAAGGCCCCTGAGATGTTGGGTGGTCGAGTCAAGACCCTCCACCCCGCTGTTCACGGTG GTATCCTTTCTCGAGATATTCCTTCTGACCTTGCCGACCTCGCTACCAACAAGATCTCTCCCATCACCCTCGTTGTCTGCAACCTCTACCCTTTCGTCCTTCAAACCTCCAAGCCTGATTGCACTCTTGCCGGTGCCATTGAGGAGATTGACATTGGCGGTGTCACCCTCCTTCGTGCTGCTGCCAAGAACCACGGCCGTGTCTccatcatttcttccccttccgaCTACGAGACCATTGTCGCCGAGCTCAAGGCCAAGGGCGAGGTCTCTGCCGAGACCAAGAGAGGACTTGCCATCAAGGCATTCGAGGACACCAAGAGCTACGACGAAGCTATCAGCGACTACTTCAGGAAGGTCTATGCTACTCCCGGCGTTGAGGACGAAATGAAGGCTGGCGCCGGTGTTGGATACCAGAGGCTGGGTTTGAGGTACGGCGCCAACCCTCACCAGAAGCCTGCCCAGGCTTTCGTTGAGCAGGGCGAAATGCCCATTAAGGTTCTCTCCGGCTCCCCCGGCTACATCAACCTCCTTGACGCCCTCAATTCTTGGGCGCTCGTCAAGGAGCTCGCCGCCGGTCTCAACCttcctgctgctgcttcctTCAAGCACGTCTCTCCTGCCGGTGCCGCCGTCGGTCTTCCCCTCGACGAGCGTGCCGCCAAGGTCTTTGGTGTTGAAGACTTGAAGGAGCTGTCTCCTCTTGCATGTGCCTACGCTAGGGCTCGAGGTGCCGACAGGATGTCTTCTTTTGGTGATTTCATCGCTCTCTCCCACTCTGTCGACACTCCTACCGCCAAAATCATCTCTCGAGAAGTCTCAGACGGTGTCATCGCACCCGGCTACGAGCCTGAAGCTCTTGAGATCctcagcaagaagaagggtggcAAGTACTGCGTCCTCCAGATGGACCCCAACTACGTTCCCCCCGAGATCGAAACCCGACAGGTCTATGGCATTTCCCTCCAACAGAAGCGAAATGACTGCAAGATTGACGAGTCTCTCTTTAGAAATGTTGTCACCGCCAATAAGGATCTTCCCAAGTCTGCCATCACCGATCTCGTCGTCGCTACACTTGCCCTCAAATACACCCAGTCGAACTCTGTCTGTTACGCCCTTAACGGTACCGTCATCGGTCTCGGCGCCGGCCAGCAGTCTCGTATCCACTGTACTCGTCTCGCTGGTGACAAGGCTGACAACTGGTGGCTTCGACACCACCCCCGTGTCCTCGAGTTGCCCTTCAAGAAAGGTACCAAGCGAGCCGACAAGGCCAATGCCATCGACTTGTTCGTCACCGGCCAGGCGTTTGAAGCTGAGGGTGGTGAGCGTGCTCAATGGGAGAGCCTATTCGAGACTGTGCCTGAGCCTTTGaccaaggaggaaagggaaaagcaCATGAAGGAGCTGACTGGTGTCGCTTGCGCCTCTGACGCCTTTTTCCCGTTCCCCGACAATGTTCACCGAGCGAAGAGGAGCGGTGCTACCTACCTCGCAGCCCCAAGCGGAAGTATCATGGACAAGGAGTGTATTAAAGCTGCGGATGAGAATAACTTGGTGTTCTGCCACACCGACTTGAGATTG TTCCACCATTAA